CCTGCCGCCTGCGCTTCCTTTAACAGACCACAAACATGACTGCGCGAGACATGACTGTATGTGGCAATTTTTTTATGTGACAGCATAATGCGCGAGCTGTTCTGCTGGAGGTATTCCTTATAAAGGATCAGCATAATCATATGGCCCGCATCTTTTTCAATAAACAGAATGGCATCCGGCAGGAGTTCGCTTATCGCGACATGATTAAGAACGAGATGGCTGTAACGTGAAAAAAATGACGGGATCATTTCCTCCGCGCTGTTTTCGTGCTGGCTGTAGGGCTCCCGGTTCAGTATCCGATAGGGTTTCAGCATGGTCTGGATAAGATCGTAGACTTCCTGTATTGATTTTAATGAGGGTCGATATAAATTTTCACGTCTGTTTTTTTCATTTCGGTATATTTCCAGCCGGCCTGAAACACGAAGCTGAATCAAGAGGGAGTTGAGGGTGTTAATGCTGATCGATTTGTCTTGCCTGAGGATGAAATCTTTAACGTTTTTTAAGGTTGCATGGGGCATGCTGTAATAAATGCTGTAGATCGACGCGACGCTGGAAAAGCGAGAGAACTTGAATATCATCTTGTAAAAAAGCGGTTTTTTTAAATAAAAGGTGCTCAACATCATCTCATGGATTAGTATTAATTCATTAACATCTGTTGTGTTTTTAATGTGCTGAGCTTGCTGCAATAACGTGGAAATTATTTTGTCACGATCGGTAATCTTCATTGATTATTTCCTCCCTGGAATGATCTGGGTTGAAATCTTATCACTGTTGCTGGCCGGCAAAAAGCGAATTAAATAGGGAATATGCTGAATGTTAAAGAGATAAGTATATTAATAATGGGGTTTATTTATCTGCGTGAAGGGGGGCGGGTGAAAGAGGCCAACATGAAAAAAGGATAGCCTGAGCTATCCTTTTTATATTCTTTAAAGCCAGTTATTTAACGGCTTCTTCCAGAATACGGATATGAACTTCCAGCACATCGTCTTTAACACGGACGCTGTGCTCTTTCATATGGGGAGTCTGGAGGTGGGCTTCCAGATGCGCAACGCTTTCCCATTTCTCCAGCATAAAGATGGAATCCGGTGCGGTGGTCTGGAACGCAACCTGCGCGTTGTGATCGACCAGCGGCGCGTAGCCGTGGCAGCCCTCTTCCTGCAGCACGGTGGGAATAATCTTCTCAAACGCTGCAATTACCGCCTGGCGATGATGCGAACCAGGACGAGTGCGAATTTCTGCAATCACTGTCAGCATGACTAACTCCTTATGTTGTCCGGCCAACAGTTAAGCAAAAATAGCAGCCAGATGCTTGCGATATTCTGCTACATAATGTGGCACATCAGGCGATTTGATCACGTCGTTGGCGATAAAGGTTGGCAGACCTTCCATACCCAAGAACTGGTTCGCCTTGTGGAACGGAAGATAGACGCCGTCAACGCCCACGCCGTGGAAGAACTGATCTTTTTCCGTAAACGCTTCTAAAGGCGCGTTCCAGGTCAGAGACAACATGTAGGTTTTGCCCTGAATCAGGCCGCCAGAACCATACTTTTTAGTGGCATCTGAACGGGTACGACCGTCGCTTGCGTACAGGGAGCCGTGGCCTTCCGTGAACACATCGTCGATGTATTTTTTCACCGTCCACGGGGCACCCATCCACCAGCCTGGCATCTGCCAGATGATGCTGTCTGCCCAGAGAAACTTCTCAACTTCCGCCTTAACGTCGTATTCACTGTCCGCGCGGGTCACCTGAACATCATGCCCGAGGTCGCGCAAATAGCTTTCCGCGACTTCAGTCAGGGTGTCGTTAAGCTGGCCGTTAGAGTGACCGAATTTTTTACCGCCGTTGATAATCAGAATATTGCTCATCGTTAGCCCTTAATGCATTACGTTTGCCTGCCATTGTAATGAGATCGATATCACGAAAAAATGGCTAAAATGTGCAAAGACTTTTGCTCTACAGGCAATAATCGAATGAAAAACGGTCAGGGCCAGCGGATGCAAACCCTGAATCCCCCTTGTTCCGCGTTAGCGAATATGGCCTGCATACCGTGCAAAGCGGCAATTCGGCTAACGATAGATAACCCAAGCCCGCTGCCGGTTTTAAGCTGCCCCGGTGGGCGGAAGAAGCGCTCGCCAAGCGATGTCAGGTGCTCAGGATTCACGCCCGGTCCATTATCGATAACCTCCAGGGTATGTTCGCGTAAAACGACATTCACAATACTGCCGGCCGGGCTGTAGCGAACGGCGTTATCAAGGATGTTACGCAGCATGACGCCGAGCAGAAGCGGCTGACCGCGGCGAATCACCGGCTGCGCCTGCAGATGCAGGCGAATGTCGATATCTTCACGCTGAGCGCCATGCCAGGCTTCCATCACGCTTTCCTGCAGCAGGTTCTGCAGAGAGACCTCC
This region of Cedecea lapagei genomic DNA includes:
- a CDS encoding putative quinol monooxygenase, whose amino-acid sequence is MLTVIAEIRTRPGSHHRQAVIAAFEKIIPTVLQEEGCHGYAPLVDHNAQVAFQTTAPDSIFMLEKWESVAHLEAHLQTPHMKEHSVRVKDDVLEVHIRILEEAVK
- a CDS encoding NAD(P)H-dependent oxidoreductase, whose protein sequence is MSNILIINGGKKFGHSNGQLNDTLTEVAESYLRDLGHDVQVTRADSEYDVKAEVEKFLWADSIIWQMPGWWMGAPWTVKKYIDDVFTEGHGSLYASDGRTRSDATKKYGSGGLIQGKTYMLSLTWNAPLEAFTEKDQFFHGVGVDGVYLPFHKANQFLGMEGLPTFIANDVIKSPDVPHYVAEYRKHLAAIFA